The Bacillota bacterium genomic sequence TTCATTCCAAGCCGACGCTTTGCCCGGGGGGTACTACCGGCTGACCAAACCCAATGAAGACATGCAGCTAATCCTTGATGCGCTGGGGCTCAACGACAACCTCAAACTACCTACGGTTAGCGAATTGCGGCAGATCAAATACAGCTTCGACAAGACTACGGCCATGTGACTACGTTTTAATACCTCAGCAGTACCCCAAAATCTCCTGTAACCGCAACGGTTTCGGGAGATTTTGCCCCTTTTATCTGTTAAACTCGGGTTATAACCCTGTATGAATCCTGCCCTCGTCTTCATAATCCGACTGTCGGGGTCAGTCACATTTGCCTTGGCTTCTGGGTCCACAACATCTTCGGGCTTTTTGGGTTTACGACCGCGTTTTTTCTTTCCTGTTCTCTTCTGCTCGGTTTCCCGTTGATCTATCTTTTCCTGTTGTTTTGCCCGGGCTTCCGCTTGCTCCCGCTCAAGCCTTTCCTTACATTCTTTCAAGCGGGCTAATCTACTCTGCCGATTCCGCAACTCCTCGGGCATCTCATCCCCTCGACGGTTAGGACCGAACAAATCATCCTCTTCCCGGTCCTTGGCCTCGGCCTCCTCAAGCATCTTTTTGACTTCCTCTTCTATAGACTCCCGCTTACGGTTAGCGGCAAGGGATGCATCACCTTTGACCTTTGTCCCATCGAGTGAAGCCACTCCCACATTGACGAGACCTGCTTCCGCACATAACCGCAGAACTTGAATAAAGAGTTCATGGAGTGCTTTCTTGTTGTCCTTCCGAAACCGCGCAATGGTACAATGGTCCGGCATATTGTTAGCCATGATAACCCGAAACGCTATGTCTACCTCGCATAACCGCTCTATTTTCCGGCTCGACCGCTCCCCTATGCAATACGCGTAAGGCTTACCATCATTGACGGTTCGTAATCTGAGCCTCCCCAACCATCTATCCGGTACTTCTCGTAGAATTTTGAAACATCCATCGCGCTTACCGCATCCAACACAAACCATGCCAAGTGGTCTTCCGGAAGCCAATCCCTCAGACTTGGTGGAAGCAGATAGGGCTGCTCTCGGTTACATTTGATGAAGTTATAAGGCATTTCCATCTCACCCCACATGGCAATGATTCTGTACCTAATACTTGATTCGCCATATGGGGTCTAATCTCCTGGTTCAAACCTAATTTTTGCCCTTATATCGCTAATCAGTAGGGGTTCATGCAACAGGCTCTAAGGGTGGGTGAATTACCTGACTCTGGGGTGGGTGAATTACTTGACGGAATTTCCCCTCAGGTGGGTGAATTGCATGACCGTTGACAGGGAAACAGATGGAGCCATGCTTCGTGAAGGAGGATTGCCATGGGAGAGAGTCGAAAGGTAGTCACCGGAAAGGTTATGCTCAAAGATATTTTACGGCACGTTGAAGAAGCTCTTGCAGATGTCAAGTACGGGGAGATTATCATTAAAGTGCAAGGCGGAAAGCCTATTTGGATAGACAGCATCG encodes the following:
- a CDS encoding DUF2292 domain-containing protein; protein product: MGESRKVVTGKVMLKDILRHVEEALADVKYGEIIIKVQGGKPIWIDSIERKRIG